In a genomic window of Candidatus Hydrogenedentota bacterium:
- a CDS encoding outer membrane protein transport protein, whose product MLFSSDHARVLWGTCLVATVMGQCAFAQPSDDLNMSVSPSPIGAGARAAGMADAFVAIADDATAASWNPAGLVQLERPELSIVGAWNRVVDEFYGAPSDPEFEGLHDIENLELNYLSLVYPVPFVVMDRNITVSLNYQQRYDFSRKFSFRRSQRYLLSRAPSVHSVYQRIDFEQSGGLSTVSPAIAFELTHRLSVGASLNLWRSTPFNENSWTQHLRSTQSEMYFGVPGFRFTNTREDYRNFEGENMTLGLLWDVDDRWKVGLRYDTAFTGDVDYSGRISRHRKFRPLSVQSIREDRQVRFPDSLAFGASYRANDRLTLSLDVTRTDWHDFYMKDSQGIRRSLVDGSNVDARLSATDLEPTYTVRLGAEYIFVPRHPEESLERLWTLRGGLFYDEEPATGEKNSWLKGTGEPDAFYGFTLGVGVQLFQRVNIDMAYQYRAGLGVNKDFVRGVKDFEEDFDQHRILLSTVVYF is encoded by the coding sequence ATGTTGTTCTCAAGTGATCACGCCCGCGTACTTTGGGGTACATGCCTCGTCGCCACCGTGATGGGGCAGTGTGCTTTCGCGCAGCCCAGCGATGACCTGAATATGTCCGTTTCCCCCTCCCCCATCGGCGCGGGGGCGCGGGCCGCCGGCATGGCCGATGCCTTCGTGGCCATCGCGGACGACGCCACGGCGGCCTCGTGGAATCCCGCCGGTCTGGTGCAACTTGAGCGCCCGGAGCTCTCCATCGTCGGGGCGTGGAACCGGGTTGTCGATGAGTTCTACGGGGCGCCCAGCGACCCCGAGTTTGAGGGACTCCACGATATAGAGAATCTCGAACTCAACTATCTGTCCCTGGTCTATCCCGTACCCTTCGTCGTGATGGACCGCAACATCACCGTGTCGCTGAATTACCAGCAGCGCTATGATTTCAGCCGGAAGTTTTCTTTCCGACGCAGCCAGCGATATCTCCTCTCACGAGCACCCTCGGTGCACAGCGTATATCAGCGGATAGATTTCGAGCAGTCCGGTGGTTTGTCCACGGTCAGTCCAGCAATCGCTTTCGAACTCACCCACCGTCTCTCCGTGGGCGCGTCGCTGAACCTCTGGCGGAGCACCCCCTTCAACGAAAACAGTTGGACGCAGCACCTCCGAAGCACCCAGTCCGAGATGTATTTCGGTGTTCCCGGCTTTAGATTTACCAATACCAGGGAGGACTACCGTAATTTCGAAGGTGAAAACATGACCCTGGGCCTCCTATGGGACGTGGACGACCGGTGGAAAGTGGGTTTGCGCTATGACACCGCCTTCACGGGCGATGTGGACTATTCCGGGCGAATCTCGCGCCACCGGAAGTTCCGTCCCCTTTCCGTGCAGAGCATTCGCGAAGATCGTCAGGTGAGATTTCCCGATTCCTTGGCCTTCGGCGCGAGCTACCGCGCCAATGACCGACTGACCCTGTCGCTCGACGTTACCCGGACAGACTGGCACGATTTCTATATGAAGGATTCCCAGGGGATCCGGCGTTCTCTTGTGGACGGTTCCAACGTAGATGCGCGCCTGAGCGCCACGGACCTGGAGCCCACCTACACCGTACGCCTTGGCGCGGAGTATATCTTTGTGCCGCGCCACCCGGAAGAGTCTCTGGAAAGACTCTGGACCTTGCGCGGTGGGCTTTTCTATGACGAAGAACCGGCGACGGGGGAAAAGAATTCCTGGTTAAAAGGCACGGGTGAACCCGATGCGTTCTATGGTTTCACGCTCGGCGTGGGCGTCCAGCTCTTTCAGCGCGTGAATATCGATATGGCGTATCAGTATCGCGCTGGCCTGGGTGTGAACAAGGATTTCGTGCGAGGAGTCAAAGATTTCGAAGAAGATTTCGACCAGCACCGCATCCTGCTGTCCACCGTCGTGTACTTTTGA